Part of the Rhizobiales bacterium NRL2 genome is shown below.
CAGAAGATGTCGGACGAGCAGTTCGACGCCATGATCGACGTCCACCTGAAGGCGCCCTGGCGGATCTGCAAGGCGGCCTCGGAGTTCATCCGCGTGAAGTCCAAGGAGGAAGCGGAGAAGGGCGGCGTCACCGTGCGCAAGGTGGTGAACATCTCGTCCGTCTCCGGCACGCGCGGCAATGCCGGCCAGACCAACTATTCGTCGGGCAAGGCGGGCGTGGTCGGCCTGACCAAGACGCTGGCCAAGGAGTGGGGCCGCTATCAGGTCAACGTCAATGCGGTGGCCTTCGGCTTCATCCAGACCCGTCTGACCGAGGCCACCGACGAGAAGAAGATGATCGACGTCGAGGGCAACAAGGTGCCGATCGGCGTGCCGACCCAGAACATCGCCGCCATCGAGCGAATGATCCCCATGGGCCGCGGCGGCACGCCGACCGAGGCCGCGGGCGCGGTGGTCATGCTCTGCCTGCCGCTGTCGGACTATGTCAGCGGCCAGATGCTCGAAGTCACCGGCGGCAACTGAACGGCGAACCGGACGAGGGAGGAGCGAATGGCGCCGAAACAGCGCATGGCGGTGACGGTCCCGGCGGGACCGAAGCTGGAGGACACGGCGAAGCGACTGCAATGGGCCGAGGCGAACGGCTATGACGACGCCTGGTTTTCGGACGCGGGCGCGCCGGATTCGCTGACGGCCATCGCCGCGCTGGCGCACCGTATTGAGCGGCTGCGCGTCGGCATCGCCGTGACGCCGGTGTTCTCGCGGACGCCGGCGGTGCTGGCGGCGACGGCCAACGTGCTGGGTCAGGCCCTGCCCGGCCGCTTCGTCTTCGGTCTCGGCGCCTCCAGCCAGACCATGATGCAGAACTGGCACGGGCTGGAATACGGCAAGCCGCTGACCCGGGTGAAGGAGACGGCGATCATGGTCCGCTCCATGCTGACCGGCGAGAAGTCCGACTTCGACCTGGAGACGCTGAAGAGCCACGGCTACCGTCAGCCGCCGTCCGATCCCATGGTGCCGCTCTATCTCGCGGCGCTCCGCCCGAAGATGATCGAGATGGCCGCTGAGGTGGGCGACGGCGTGGTCTTCAACCTCTGGCCGCGCAAGGCGCTGCCGAAGATGGTGGAGCATGTCCACACCGGTGCGGCGCGTGCCGGCAAGGACGGCGCCGAAGTGGAGATCGTCAACCGTTACATGGTGCTGGTCACCGACGACAAGGCGGAGGCGCGCAACCGCTTCCGCGCCGCTTTCGCGCCCTACTACGCGACGCCGGTCTACAACAGTTTCCTCGCCTGGGCCGGCTACGAGGACGCCGCCCGCCAGATCCGGGAAGGCTGGGCCGAAAAGGACCGGGCCAAGACCACCGGCGCGCTGGAGGATAGCCTGATCGACGATATCGCTGTCATCGGCAATGAGGACGAATGCCGCGAACGCATCCGCTGGGCGGCGGAGACGGGCATCCACACCCATATCGTCGCGCCGCTGACGCAGGATCCGGCGGAGGTGGCGCGCACCTTCGCGGCCTTCCGTCCGGAGGTGTTCGACCTGGCGGCCTGAAAGAGAGGGGCAGAACCATGAGCGAGAACAGGGTGGCGCTGGTCACCGGGGCCGGCTCCGGCGTCGGGCAGGCGGCGGCGGTGGCGCTCTCGAAGGCGGGCTACGATCTCGTCATTTCGGGCCGGCGCGCGGAGAAGCTGGACGAGACGGCGGCGGCCACCGGCGCGGGGGATGAACGTATTCTGAAGCACCAGTGCGACGTCGGCGACCCCGAGGCCGTGCGGCTCATGTTCGACGCCTGCGTCGACCGTTTTGGGCGGCTGGACGTCCTGTTCAACAATGCCGGCACAGGCGCGCCGCCCGTGCCGCTGGACGAACTGACGCCGGAGCAGTGGCTGACGGTGGTCAACGCCAATTTCAACGGGGTATTCTACTGCACCCAGAACGCCTTCCGGGTGATGAAGTCGCAGACGCCTATGGGCGGGCGGATCATCAACAACGGTTCCATCTCGGCGCATGCGCCCCGGCCCTTTTCGGCCCCCTA
Proteins encoded:
- a CDS encoding 3-oxoacyl-ACP reductase; amino-acid sequence: MGMLDGKVAIVTGAGRGIGREIATQLAGHGAKVVVNDLDDAPANETVDAIKAAGGEAIAYAGSVTEKDFAERFVQRAIDTWGNLHIIVNNAGYTWDAVIQKMSDEQFDAMIDVHLKAPWRICKAASEFIRVKSKEEAEKGGVTVRKVVNISSVSGTRGNAGQTNYSSGKAGVVGLTKTLAKEWGRYQVNVNAVAFGFIQTRLTEATDEKKMIDVEGNKVPIGVPTQNIAAIERMIPMGRGGTPTEAAGAVVMLCLPLSDYVSGQMLEVTGGN
- a CDS encoding 3-oxoacyl-ACP reductase, which encodes MSENRVALVTGAGSGVGQAAAVALSKAGYDLVISGRRAEKLDETAAATGAGDERILKHQCDVGDPEAVRLMFDACVDRFGRLDVLFNNAGTGAPPVPLDELTPEQWLTVVNANFNGVFYCTQNAFRVMKSQTPMGGRIINNGSISAHAPRPFSAPYTATKHAVTGLTKSTSLDGREFDIACSQIDIGNAATPMTARMPEGVPQPDGSVRAEPVMDVQHVADAVVYMANLPLDANVLFMTVMATKMPFVGRG